The genome window CCAATTTAGTGGAATTGTTAGAGTTAGCAAGAGTCAAAAATGGCTCTCTGCAAAAAATTTTACTGATAATCCTGTTTCCAAATTTCTTCAGTATCAAAGATCAAGAAACTAAAGAATTTTATCAATTTCTTATTGAATCAAATTCAGATAGAAAAGAATTGGAATTTCTTAATAAATTTATTTTCGAAGATGTAGTTATTGATCGAATTTCACTCCCGCAGATTGAATCTATATGCAGAATTGTAGAAGAAATATCACAATCCACAATGCAAGAAATTGGAATAAAGGAAAACATATCGGACATTCAGAATAGCGAATTTTTCAAACTTCTTAAGCCATATTCACTTGTTAAATCGAAAGAACTGAATGTAAATGCGATTGATGCTGCCATCAAGAAATTATTCAATCTGAATAAAATGATCAAAGAAAAAGATAAATGGATAGATTCCGTTCATTCTAAAGAATCAACTAATTCAAATCCTTTATTTCAATACAGAATAGTTCTGAATAAATCACCACTAGATTCTTACTATGGAACTATGGGTGGAATATGCCTTGCCCAATATCCAAAATTAATTATAGAAACAAGACTATTCAACTTTCGAATAGTTGATTTGAAAAGAAAAGACATAATGGGCTCAATGCTAGGATACTATATTAACACTCCGATTCCCAAACTAAAAATCGATCGATACCTAAGTGTATTTGCAATCAATCCATTATTAAGCTTTTTAACAAAACTAGGCGGCAAAGATAAAATTCTTTTTTATCTACATATTCGTAAATCTTTAGAGGAATTTGCTAAACAGTTTAACATTCCTATTTTACTTGCAGGAGCAGATGGAACGTTTGGATTGATATCTGAATATCCTAATTTTTCTTCCATAATATTAAAAAATTGAAAGAGAATTTAATTCAACTTATATAACAAATGCATTAGGAGCTAATATTTATTATGATTCAGCTTCTTATGCCAAGGCATTTCATATAATTAATCCTAAAGATGAAAAATCATTTCATGCATCCAGAATATTGAAAGAGATTTATTAAAAAATCAAAGCTATTTAAAAAAATAGATACACTAATATACTAAAAAATCTATTTTAGATTTAAACGATGAGAGAGGATTTTTATTACCGCCGTATTTTCATTGCATTCACGTAGTTTCTTCAATCTTCGATTACCAATTCTACGATCGCTTGCTTTCAAAATATCGGATAAGCCCCATTTGTCATTTGAAAATATTTTTGAGAATAAGTCTTTAAAAGGTGTGTTGATATACTCTCTAATTAAATTAGATATATCTGATATTTCATTGATATACGGGTAATTATTGTCACTCAGAAACGGATACTCTTGATTATTAATGAAACTTTTGGGGTAATCCCAAATGATTTCCTTATCTAATGTAATCCAATATCGTGGAAAATTTATTTTACTTTTCTGACTAACTTTTTGATAAACTGAACAATGAATCTGAATATTCATTTTCGCATCCATCAGTTTATAAATTTCCGATTGCAATTTACTCCATCTACTCATTTTCTAATTTACCTTCCGTACAATTATATCAAGTAAGATATGAGTTTTCGGAATTATATTTTCCGAATTCTGTTCTCAGAATATGATATAATATAATTATGAAAAAAATTGGCATAACAGGTTCAAGAAAGGGTTTAAATGATAATCAAAGATTGGCTCTATTGGAAAGTCTAAAAGGATTGGGAAATGTTGAAATCCATCATGGTGATTGCGTGGGTGTTGACGAAGATATTCATAAGCTTCTGATTTTGGAAAATGAAAATTTACCTGAAGGTGTTAAAGTTCAGCAAATATCGATCCATCCTCCAACGGATCAGAAACAAAGAGCTTTCTGCGAAAAAAAATACCCCGGCTTAGATATTTTAATTCATAGTTATTCATCCGAAGAGTATCTAAAGCGGAATCAATTTATAGTAAATCTTACAGATGAATTGTGGGCATTTCCTGATGGACCGGAGAAACAAAGATCGGGAACTTGGTCAACGATTCGGAATGCAAATAAGTCCGGGAAACCAGTGAAAATTTTTGAACCGTGAAATAATCAAAGATTACAGATATTAGCTTAAGAAATAATTAAACAAATGTCTGGGTATTCTAGAAAGAAGGGGGGATTTATTCTTTAGATCATCCAAATCTTTATAAACGATTACTTCTAAAATGCAATGTCTCTTTTCTATTGGTGTATTTGATTCAATTTAAAATAAACCCCATTTTGAATTTTTATTAACTGCTATATAAGCGTAGCCTTTAAAAGAGCAAAATGCATAAATCTTATTAAATGGATCAAAGAATTATTTGTCATTGTGGTCAGCGATTCCCATTACTCGTATTTTAGAAATAGCGTAAATGTCCCAAGTATTATTTCTATTTTGCCGAGCTTGTAAAATAGGAATACTTCAAAGTTTGTGTATAAAAATTATTTTTGCATTATTATAATAAGACTCTCCGATTCTATCTTACTTCAAATAAATATTTTACTCAATTATTTCATTTCCATAGATTCATTAATAATTTTCTTTAATTCTTTTAATATTCCTTCATTCATTTTCGACTCATTGTTAGTAGATCTTGGAATTTTAAAACGACTAAAGTGGGGAAATGAAATAATCTTGGACTTTATTTTTTTATTATCTGGTAATAAAAATATTCCATCAAAGTATTTTATTTCGTATTTCGATTCCCCAGATTTTTGACTACTTATCCTATGCATAATTTTATCTTCATTCTTAAAATCATAGGACATTTCTTTTAAAAATGAATAGGTCGACATTTCATTTCCATTACCAAAACAGAAAATTACTGGAGGTCTTAGAATGCTCAAAAGTAGCTCATGAAACCTCCAACAATAACCAGCCATCCCATGATCAATTTCTTCAGCCTTATGGCTGGTAAGAAAAATAAGATTAGTTGAACAAACTTTTTCTCGCAAATCAATTCCTAATTCTTCAAATAATGAAATTACTCTTATTTGTAGAAAACTCTTCTTTTCGTCTTTTAACCACCCTTCATCAAACCAAGCGTTGTCTTTTCGATCTATCGATTTCTCAAGATGATCTTTAATTAAAACTTTACCTTCTCCTCCTGGATTATAGCCGAGAAGAAAATAATTTCCTGCTTTAAGTGCGTCACTGGAACTGTACATGATTTCGCCTTCTTTATCTAAAATTGAATTTAAAATTAGTTTTCCATTTTCTTTGAGCATCTCATTCATCGCGTTACTTTATCCCAAGAATAGCATCTTTTATTTTCATTTTAAGAGCATATTCAGCTGTAATTGTTCCACCATCCTTTGTAGTATATTTCTCATGCTTCACATTCGAATTATACATAGATGGATGTATAATATTAACTATCTTTATATTAGAATTTATTTTGTCTAATCTATCCATTTCCATTTTAACGATCTTTCCCAGTGTTATTATGAGTTTTGGTCTGATAATTTCAATTTTCTTCGAAAGAATCTTAAAAGATTTATCTTTATAATCCTTATCTATTTTTCCTAAACTACCACCTATTTTTTTAACGCCTTTTAGCCTAAGACCAAGATATACATTTGAAAAGAAGCAATTATCCCATGGAAAATTTCCATCTAATACATTATAGCTCTCATTAAATATCTTGATTAAATTTTTCCAAGTCCCTGTATCGGCATCTCTTTTTTTCCCTTCTATAAAGTTATTATAATCACTTTGCTTGCCGAAGTCATTTCCAAGAACTAGAATCTTTATCTCTCGTTGACTTTTAAATTCTTCTTCTTTATCATAATAAAATCCTCTACCCCCAGGGAAAAATGCTGTTTCGGGTTTATCTTTAAAACTATCAACGATAGGAATAAAAAGTCCTTTGGGATCAAAACCTAAAAGTTCAGGCTTTGCAATTTTTAGTATCTTAGTTGGCAGGTCTCGGTCGTACAAAATTTTATTCCTTTTTACAATGTTATTTTCTTCAAAACTTAAGTCTCATGGATTTTCAAATTCAATTCAATGATTAAATTTAGAATTGTAGAATTTTCTAAAATTCAATTTCAAATCATTTCCTCCAATATCCAAATAAAAAATTTCAATCTCCAGAATCAAGGATCCTGAAGATTGTTAACTTTTACACTGATCAGGGAATCAAAATCCTACTATTTTCTCTTGGTTCTGCGTCTTATATCTAACTTCCAATTTCAACGCTTCGATGATTTCTTTGAAGTTCAATTTGTCAATTGGTCGAAACCGAAATCGAATCCATATTGCCTTGAAATCTCCTGGTGTTAAATCTTGAATTTCTTTAATCGACTCTTTCTCTAGGAAACTGGCCTTTGCAAAGATATCAGGAAAATAATTATCAAAGATACGAATTTTATCTGGGTTCTTGAGTGGACTAAATTCACATTTCCAAGCAAACCTTCGTAAGCTTGCTGCATCAAAATTATTCGAAAAATTTGTCGCTGCGATAAATATTCCCTGAAAGGATTCCATTCGAGTTAAGAATTCATTGGTCTGAGAAATCTCCCAGGACTTTGTCGCTAGTTCTCTGCTTCGGAAAAAAGTATCTGCTTCATCCAAGAAAAATATTGCATTCTTTTCTTCAGCCTCATTAAAAGCGGATGCTATTAATTTTTCTGTTTGTCCAACATACATATTTAAAAGATCAGATCCTCTTTTTTGGATGAGTTCACAACCTAATTTTCGGGCTAGGTATTTGACATACTCCGTCTTCCCTGTCCCCGGCTTACCTTGGAAAAGTATGCACAAAGAAGAGTCTTTGATTCCTCCATTGTCAATACCATATAGGTAATCTTTCATCATAATTTCTAGGTCATCCATATTAGCATCTGTGTGAATGAGTGAAGGATCATAGGGGCTATTGCTGACTAAAGATTTCTGAATTGGCAAGCCTATTAACTTAGCATGCCGACTGCATACTGCATGTAGTGTTTTGAGAAATCTAACTTTGCTAATTTTTTTAGTTTTAAGTATTTTCTTAGTGGATTGAATGCAAGTTGTAATTCCTCCGACAGAGATTGGGTATTTGACTTGGAAGGTTTCAATGTCCGAAGTCGAAAAGAAAGAATTCACATCTTCCAATGTTATAACTGTGTTCCAATAATGAGTTAATTGTTTAGTATCAGGGGAATCAAATTTTAAGCTATAATCGAATCTTCGCAAAATGGATTCATGAATTGAGTCATATTCATTCGTGATGAAAATAATTTTTGAACTGCTTGAATCCAAAAATTCATTGATCCAAATTTTCTTCATCGAGTTATATCGTGGTCCTCTTGAAGAATAAAATTCTTCATTGAGAAGATCATCTGCCTCATCCATTAAAAGAATTGCATTATTTTTGCTAACAATAGCATTAGCAAGCACTAAACTCGATTTTCGAATACCTATAGAATCATTATTTACTGTATCAATTTTATACAATGATCGTTTCGTTTCTTGAGCTAAG of Leptospira sp. GIMC2001 contains these proteins:
- a CDS encoding SF0329 family protein produces the protein MSRWSKLQSEIYKLMDAKMNIQIHCSVYQKVSQKSKINFPRYWITLDKEIIWDYPKSFINNQEYPFLSDNNYPYINEISDISNLIREYINTPFKDLFSKIFSNDKWGLSDILKASDRRIGNRRLKKLRECNENTAVIKILSHRLNLK
- a CDS encoding AAA family ATPase encodes the protein MIQKANNNQKKQDPWNSIYQSSSVKAGYFYLIKILEKDRDMNFCDEEFLRMFSEQDLQILYKELIRPFFQNLQEQTDSIENERMSRNYRGRTMNLPGNVWLNYRSRMRELSNLLETITEEDPSYREILCDFFMKRIRAYSKNFTLESDPIFQKIINTLEALHLPLKYSTFVHFLATQYLFNPMLEWMSHEQDNYRTMFYYKNATGITRSELTEIFSSNSPFCQYEIFEPINGHRYSKSIELHDNFLNFINNDKEKYYCIEYIKLEETPSQRLESFALPELDKFNLNSLLLSDEPCKILLYGKPGAGKTEFARSLAQETKRSLYKIDTVNNDSIGIRKSSLVLANAIVSKNNAILLMDEADDLLNEEFYSSRGPRYNSMKKIWINEFLDSSSSKIIFITNEYDSIHESILRRFDYSLKFDSPDTKQLTHYWNTVITLEDVNSFFSTSDIETFQVKYPISVGGITTCIQSTKKILKTKKISKVRFLKTLHAVCSRHAKLIGLPIQKSLVSNSPYDPSLIHTDANMDDLEIMMKDYLYGIDNGGIKDSSLCILFQGKPGTGKTEYVKYLARKLGCELIQKRGSDLLNMYVGQTEKLIASAFNEAEEKNAIFFLDEADTFFRSRELATKSWEISQTNEFLTRMESFQGIFIAATNFSNNFDAASLRRFAWKCEFSPLKNPDKIRIFDNYFPDIFAKASFLEKESIKEIQDLTPGDFKAIWIRFRFRPIDKLNFKEIIEALKLEVRYKTQNQEKIVGF